A stretch of the Osmerus eperlanus chromosome 10, fOsmEpe2.1, whole genome shotgun sequence genome encodes the following:
- the LOC134028120 gene encoding immunoglobulin superfamily containing leucine-rich repeat protein 2-like isoform X2 yields the protein MASVSMLCFFLWISSVISIGHGCPELCTCSDRYGRHFAECSYKEMVEIPDGFPPNVTTLSLSANRISLIEFGSFDNVTQVTSLWMANNEILSIEPGTLAHLIQLRNFDISHNRIVDFPWEDLQNLTALQLLKMNHNKMLYNNPFTCSCSMDWLRDWILKTTMTIPEQNSIVCATPEKLKGAIIVKLPESKCMAPIVIITSQPDIGNTTLYDGAVLMLTCETEGNPNPEIIWKIHTERHNVTLSLSTEEDDSAESAESREDTNISDNPIKFFHNGTLIISPISKKDIGNYSCLVTNEFGKAEDLVSVVIVDAPTPPPIKKLIETPMVPETKPSIHQPDFITSIFDTFHFPNVERKDIISNIPTLPPSAEVKTKYTDRAVRYPTRATKCGLNSQSQYISNHAFNGTLDDVKQYTFDFGIIALGVSETEAKVRLNPLLLPKDKTSIQLSTSEEFHSVNKEFHKTSEVSRRVISDGLYLCVTADRRHSAVQWSRIEDGVNTYLFRGLRPGTNYSLCLTYRGEDCEVQVLFATRKKVPDLLIIISVSICLLTVSTVPLLGATCFHLVYKYRTKTYKLIMKAKDQYHMERNLGANFNIRAPNAESQRKIYISEIDEGAGSVEGDREGDVEESVATESFTLSQYRGNLDDCEVGSEYSDRLPLGAEAVNIRSNYK from the exons ATGGCATCTGTATCTATGCTTTGCTTCTTCCTGTGGATTTCTTCTGTCATCAGCATTGGACATGGTTGTCCTGAGCTATGTACCTGTTCTGACAGATATGGACGTCATTTTGCAGAATGCTCATAcaaagaaatggttgaaatCCCTGACGGATTCCCCCCTAACGTGACCACTCTTAGTCTTTCTGCTAATAGAATCTCTCTGATCGAGTTTGGAAGCTTTGACAATGTGACCCAAGTGACTTCCCTATGGATGGCCAACAATGAGATACTCTCCATTGAGCCGGGGACCCTAGCCCACCTGATACAGCTGCGTAACTTTGATATCAGTCACAACAGAATAGTGGATTTCCCTTGGGAAGATCTCCAGAATCTCACAGCTCTGCAGCTTCTGAAGATGAACCACAACAAGATG CTCTATAACAACCCGTTCACATGCTCCTGCTCCATGGACTGGCTGAGGGACTGGATATTGAAGACCACCATGACCATCCCTGAGCAGAATTCCATTGTCTGTGCAACCCCAGAAAAACTGAAAGGAGCAATTATTGTGAAATTGCCTGAATCAAAGTGCATGGCCCCTATCGTCATCATAACATCTCAACCAGACATTGGCAACACAACACTCTATGATGGTGCAGTGCTGATGTTGACCTGTGAAACTGAAGGCAATCCAAATCCTGAAATCATCTGGAAAATCCATACCGAAAGACACAATGTGACGTTGAGTTTGTCGACAGAAGAGGATGACTCAGCAGAGTCGGCAGAATCCAGGGAGGATACTAACATCTCGGACAATCCAATCAAATTCTTCCACAATGGTACCCTTATCATATCACCAATCAGCAAAAAGGACATTGGCAACTATAGCTGTTTAGTGACAAATGAATTTGGTAAAGCTGAGGATTTGGTGTCTGTAGTTATTGTGGATGCACCAACACCCCCTCCTATAAAAAAGTTGATTGAAACTCCCATGGTTCCAGAAACCAAGCCTTCTATACATCAACCAGATTTCATAACGTCCATCTTTGACACATTCCATTTTCCCAATGTAGAGAGAAAGGACATCATTAGTAACATCCCAACTCTTCCACCATCTGCTGAAGTTAAAACAAAATATACAGACCGGGCTGTGAGGTATCCAACCCGTGCTACCAAATGTGGCTTGAATAGCCAATCACAATACATCTCCAACCATGCCTTTAACGGGACCCTAGATGATGTCAAGCAATACACATTTGACTTTGGCATCATTGCCTTGGGGGTGTCGGAGACAGAAGCCAAAGTACGTCTTAACCCTCTTCTCCTACCTAAAGACAAGACCAGTATCCAACTTAGCACCTCAGAGGAGTTTCACTCTGTCAACAAAGAGTTTCACAAAACATCTGAAGTCTCAAGAAGGGTAATCTCAGACggcttgtatctgtgtgttactGCTGACCGCAGACACTCTGCAGTCCAGTGGTCTAGGATTGAAGATGGTGTCAACACCTATCTGTTCAGGGGTCTACGCCCTGGAACCAACtattccctctgtctcacctacAGAGGGGAGGACTGTGAAGTCCAAGTACTCTTTGCAACCAGGAAAAAGGTTCCAGACTTGTTAATCATCATCTCTGTCAGCATATGCCTTCTCACTGTGTCCACTGTGCCTCTGCTCGGGGCCACATGCTTTCATTTAGTGTATAAATACAGAACCAAAACCTACAAGCTGATTATGAAAGCTAAAGATCAATACCACATGGAGAGGAATCTAGGTGCCAACTTTAACATTAGAGCTCCCAATGCTGAGTCTCAAAGGAAGATCTACATTAGTGAGATAGATGAAGGAGCAGGGAGCGTGGAGGGCGACAGAGAGGGGGACGTGGAGGAGAGCGTTGCGACAGAGTCCTTTACTTTATCTCAGTACAGAGGGAACCTAGATGACTGTGAGGTAGGGTCTGAGTATAGCGACAGACTTCCACTAGGGGCAGAGGCAGTGAATATTCGTAGTAATTACAAATAG
- the LOC134028120 gene encoding immunoglobulin superfamily containing leucine-rich repeat protein 2-like isoform X1 produces MASVSMLCFFLWISSVISIGHGCPELCTCSDRYGRHFAECSYKEMVEIPDGFPPNVTTLSLSANRISLIEFGSFDNVTQVTSLWMANNEILSIEPGTLAHLIQLRNFDISHNRIVDFPWEDLQNLTALQLLKMNHNKMVSLPKHAFFNLNDLRSLRLNNNRFTTIAEGTFDGLMSLSHLQLYNNPFTCSCSMDWLRDWILKTTMTIPEQNSIVCATPEKLKGAIIVKLPESKCMAPIVIITSQPDIGNTTLYDGAVLMLTCETEGNPNPEIIWKIHTERHNVTLSLSTEEDDSAESAESREDTNISDNPIKFFHNGTLIISPISKKDIGNYSCLVTNEFGKAEDLVSVVIVDAPTPPPIKKLIETPMVPETKPSIHQPDFITSIFDTFHFPNVERKDIISNIPTLPPSAEVKTKYTDRAVRYPTRATKCGLNSQSQYISNHAFNGTLDDVKQYTFDFGIIALGVSETEAKVRLNPLLLPKDKTSIQLSTSEEFHSVNKEFHKTSEVSRRVISDGLYLCVTADRRHSAVQWSRIEDGVNTYLFRGLRPGTNYSLCLTYRGEDCEVQVLFATRKKVPDLLIIISVSICLLTVSTVPLLGATCFHLVYKYRTKTYKLIMKAKDQYHMERNLGANFNIRAPNAESQRKIYISEIDEGAGSVEGDREGDVEESVATESFTLSQYRGNLDDCEVGSEYSDRLPLGAEAVNIRSNYK; encoded by the coding sequence ATGGCATCTGTATCTATGCTTTGCTTCTTCCTGTGGATTTCTTCTGTCATCAGCATTGGACATGGTTGTCCTGAGCTATGTACCTGTTCTGACAGATATGGACGTCATTTTGCAGAATGCTCATAcaaagaaatggttgaaatCCCTGACGGATTCCCCCCTAACGTGACCACTCTTAGTCTTTCTGCTAATAGAATCTCTCTGATCGAGTTTGGAAGCTTTGACAATGTGACCCAAGTGACTTCCCTATGGATGGCCAACAATGAGATACTCTCCATTGAGCCGGGGACCCTAGCCCACCTGATACAGCTGCGTAACTTTGATATCAGTCACAACAGAATAGTGGATTTCCCTTGGGAAGATCTCCAGAATCTCACAGCTCTGCAGCTTCTGAAGATGAACCACAACAAGATGGTCAGTTTGCCCAAACATGCCTTCTTCAACCTCAACGATCTGAGGTCGCTGCGTCTTAACAATAACAGGTTCACGACTATTGCAGAAGGGACATTTGATGGCTTAATGTCCTTGTCTCATCTGCAGCTCTATAACAACCCGTTCACATGCTCCTGCTCCATGGACTGGCTGAGGGACTGGATATTGAAGACCACCATGACCATCCCTGAGCAGAATTCCATTGTCTGTGCAACCCCAGAAAAACTGAAAGGAGCAATTATTGTGAAATTGCCTGAATCAAAGTGCATGGCCCCTATCGTCATCATAACATCTCAACCAGACATTGGCAACACAACACTCTATGATGGTGCAGTGCTGATGTTGACCTGTGAAACTGAAGGCAATCCAAATCCTGAAATCATCTGGAAAATCCATACCGAAAGACACAATGTGACGTTGAGTTTGTCGACAGAAGAGGATGACTCAGCAGAGTCGGCAGAATCCAGGGAGGATACTAACATCTCGGACAATCCAATCAAATTCTTCCACAATGGTACCCTTATCATATCACCAATCAGCAAAAAGGACATTGGCAACTATAGCTGTTTAGTGACAAATGAATTTGGTAAAGCTGAGGATTTGGTGTCTGTAGTTATTGTGGATGCACCAACACCCCCTCCTATAAAAAAGTTGATTGAAACTCCCATGGTTCCAGAAACCAAGCCTTCTATACATCAACCAGATTTCATAACGTCCATCTTTGACACATTCCATTTTCCCAATGTAGAGAGAAAGGACATCATTAGTAACATCCCAACTCTTCCACCATCTGCTGAAGTTAAAACAAAATATACAGACCGGGCTGTGAGGTATCCAACCCGTGCTACCAAATGTGGCTTGAATAGCCAATCACAATACATCTCCAACCATGCCTTTAACGGGACCCTAGATGATGTCAAGCAATACACATTTGACTTTGGCATCATTGCCTTGGGGGTGTCGGAGACAGAAGCCAAAGTACGTCTTAACCCTCTTCTCCTACCTAAAGACAAGACCAGTATCCAACTTAGCACCTCAGAGGAGTTTCACTCTGTCAACAAAGAGTTTCACAAAACATCTGAAGTCTCAAGAAGGGTAATCTCAGACggcttgtatctgtgtgttactGCTGACCGCAGACACTCTGCAGTCCAGTGGTCTAGGATTGAAGATGGTGTCAACACCTATCTGTTCAGGGGTCTACGCCCTGGAACCAACtattccctctgtctcacctacAGAGGGGAGGACTGTGAAGTCCAAGTACTCTTTGCAACCAGGAAAAAGGTTCCAGACTTGTTAATCATCATCTCTGTCAGCATATGCCTTCTCACTGTGTCCACTGTGCCTCTGCTCGGGGCCACATGCTTTCATTTAGTGTATAAATACAGAACCAAAACCTACAAGCTGATTATGAAAGCTAAAGATCAATACCACATGGAGAGGAATCTAGGTGCCAACTTTAACATTAGAGCTCCCAATGCTGAGTCTCAAAGGAAGATCTACATTAGTGAGATAGATGAAGGAGCAGGGAGCGTGGAGGGCGACAGAGAGGGGGACGTGGAGGAGAGCGTTGCGACAGAGTCCTTTACTTTATCTCAGTACAGAGGGAACCTAGATGACTGTGAGGTAGGGTCTGAGTATAGCGACAGACTTCCACTAGGGGCAGAGGCAGTGAATATTCGTAGTAATTACAAATAG
- the LOC134028121 gene encoding receptor for retinol uptake stra6-like isoform X2, whose amino-acid sequence MRVILPCDPTADDKLFHICMASISLVMILILAVLTRRKRLCQGFSKGSSSVLSPCNFLNQTQNKGLAMAVFGLIFSKLSVLVLAADPLPFCKDTPASIKEYMKIISIFYYPLLYYPLLACGTLQSKPGYALGSLLSLSHIGVMIWQKFDCPKTPELYKYYTLLASLPQLACLAFLCIQYPLLFVKGDDTGEDLDNSYYKDYVKSILKKKKSSNSNTSIADKPKLTERISDGIKSYIYTAEKEFQFPLKLAISTFVSFVAIYQVALLLVILVIPTLHIVRAGIDENIAFLLLGFNIVLSDDRLEVVQIVIYYTWCLEVCYLCALTLSCLVSLIMLMRSMIIHRSNLKGLYKGDIYNVYNCQKAIRPSKPGIVCWMGFTGYQAAVISLGMVIQTVVFFICFLFLVFLIIIPILYGQNLILFQIAAKAWPIWVTLILVVALQHVTAKFAFVKKDAGTRDLNNRGSLFLLTYLFFLVNIMVGLIAAIWRMVITALFNVIHLCRMDISLINRAAESYDPAYRYYAHYLKVEVSQCHPVMKAFCALLLQSAQQGGSAGQKICDAEEGIQMVQQEKRQNKVTNSRQNRARWQLLYTLVNNPSLLGSRKHFQLQSSDSLVNGALNRNTKEGSKKDPAKSVETAATAAAN is encoded by the exons GGTGATTCTACCCTGTGACCCCACAGCGGATGATAAGCTCTTCCACATATGCATGGCCTCAATATCA CTTGTTATGATCCTCATCTTGGCAGTGCTCACCAGGCGTAAGAGACTATGTCAGGGTTTCTCAAAAGGATCCTCCAGTGTCCTAAG TCCATGCAACTTTCTGAACCAGACCCAGAACAAAGGCCTGGCCATGGCTGTCTTCGGACTAATCTTCAGCAAACTGTCTGTGTTGGTACTGGCCGCAGATCCTCTTCCTTTCTGTAAAGACACCCCGGCGAGCATCAAAG AATACATGAAGATTATCTCAATTTTTTACTATCCCCTACTGTATTACCCACTCCTAGCCTGTGGCACACTACAAAGCAAACCAGGCTATGCACTAGGTAGCCTGCTGTCCTTGTCCCACATTGGAGTCATGATCTGGCAGAAGTTTGACTGTCCCAAAACTCCTGAG CTCTACAAGTATTATACCCTGCTTGCAAGTCTCCCTCAGCTAGCTTGCCTCGCTTTTCTCTGCATCCAGTATCCTCTGCTCTTTGTGAAAGGGGATGACACTGGGGAG GACCTTGACAACAGTTACTACAAAGACTATGTGAAGTCAATTCTAAAGAAGAAAAAGTCTTCCAACAG TAACACTTCAATAGCAGACAAACCTAAACTGACAGAAAGGATATCTGATGGAATAAAGTCTTACATCTACACAGCAGAGAAAG AGTTCCAGTTTCCACTTAAGTTGGCAATCTCAACTTTTGTGTCTTTTGTGGCAATATATCAG GTGGCATTGCTACTGGTCATTTTGGTAATCCCTACTCTTCACATTGTCCGTGCTGGTATTGATGAGAACATTGCCTTCCTTCTGCTTGGCTTTAATATCGTCCTATCAGACGACAGGCTGGAGGTGGTCCAAATTGTGATCTACTATACGTGGTGTCTGGAAG TGTGTTACCTCTGTGCCCTGACGCTGTCCTGTTTGGTCAGCCTTATCATGCTAATGAGATCCATGATCATTCATAG GTCAAACCTAAAAGGATTGTACAAGGgagacatttacaatgtctACAACTGCCAGAAGGCTATCCGGCCTTCCAAACCTGGTATTGTGTGCTGGATGGGCTTCACAGGATATCAAGCTGCAGTTATCTCTTTAG GAATGGTCATTCAGACTGTGGTGTTCTtcatctgtttcctgtttctggTGTTCCTGATCATCATACCCATTTTATATGGCCAGAACCTCATCCTCTTCCAAATTGCTGCAAAAGCATG GCCTATCtgggtgactttaatattggtGGTTGCTCTTCAGCATGTGACAGCTAAGTTTGCATTTGTCAAAAAGGATGCTGGCACAAGAGACTTAAATAACAG AGGAAGTCTCTTCCTGCTGACCTACCTGTTCTTCCTGGTCAACATCATGGTGGGACTTATAGCTGCCATATGGAGAATGGTGATCACTGCCCTCTTCAACGTCATCCACCTCTGCCGTATGGACATCAGTCTGATCAACCGAGCTGCAGAGTCCTATGATCCAG CTTATCGCTACTACGCCCATTACCTGAAGGTGGAGGTGAGCCAGTGCCACCCTGTCATGAAGGCCTTCTGTGCTTTATTACTGCAGTCAGCACAGCAAGGGGGAAGTGCAGGGCAGAAAATTTGTGATGCAGAGGAAG GGATCCAGATGGTCCAACAGGAGAAGAGACAGAACAAGGTGACCAACAGCAGGCAGAACCGGGCCCGCTGGCAGCTCCTCTACACTCTGGTCAACAACCCATCCCTTCTAGGGTCCAGGAAGCACTTCCAGCTCCAGAGCTCGGACAGCCTCGTCAACGGGGCCCTCAACCGCAACACCAAGGAGGGCAGCAAAAAGGACCCTGCAAAGTCTGTCGAGACAGCTGCCACTGCTGCTGCTAACTAA
- the LOC134028121 gene encoding receptor for retinol uptake stra6-like isoform X3 — protein sequence MILILAVLTRRKRLCQGFSKGSSSVLSPCNFLNQTQNKGLAMAVFGLIFSKLSVLVLAADPLPFCKDTPASIKEYMKIISIFYYPLLYYPLLACGTLQSKPGYALGSLLSLSHIGVMIWQKFDCPKTPELYKYYTLLASLPQLACLAFLCIQYPLLFVKGDDTGEDLDNSYYKDYVKSILKKKKSSNSNTSIADKPKLTERISDGIKSYIYTAEKEFQFPLKLAISTFVSFVAIYQVALLLVILVIPTLHIVRAGIDENIAFLLLGFNIVLSDDRLEVVQIVIYYTWCLEVCYLCALTLSCLVSLIMLMRSMIIHRSNLKGLYKGDIYNVYNCQKAIRPSKPGIVCWMGFTGYQAAVISLGMVIQTVVFFICFLFLVFLIIIPILYGQNLILFQIAAKAWPIWVTLILVVALQHVTAKFAFVKKDAGTRDLNNRGSLFLLTYLFFLVNIMVGLIAAIWRMVITALFNVIHLCRMDISLINRAAESYDPAYRYYAHYLKVEVSQCHPVMKAFCALLLQSAQQGGSAGQKICDAEEGIQMVQQEKRQNKVTNSRQNRARWQLLYTLVNNPSLLGSRKHFQLQSSDSLVNGALNRNTKEGSKKDPAKSVETAATAAAN from the exons ATGATCCTCATCTTGGCAGTGCTCACCAGGCGTAAGAGACTATGTCAGGGTTTCTCAAAAGGATCCTCCAGTGTCCTAAG TCCATGCAACTTTCTGAACCAGACCCAGAACAAAGGCCTGGCCATGGCTGTCTTCGGACTAATCTTCAGCAAACTGTCTGTGTTGGTACTGGCCGCAGATCCTCTTCCTTTCTGTAAAGACACCCCGGCGAGCATCAAAG AATACATGAAGATTATCTCAATTTTTTACTATCCCCTACTGTATTACCCACTCCTAGCCTGTGGCACACTACAAAGCAAACCAGGCTATGCACTAGGTAGCCTGCTGTCCTTGTCCCACATTGGAGTCATGATCTGGCAGAAGTTTGACTGTCCCAAAACTCCTGAG CTCTACAAGTATTATACCCTGCTTGCAAGTCTCCCTCAGCTAGCTTGCCTCGCTTTTCTCTGCATCCAGTATCCTCTGCTCTTTGTGAAAGGGGATGACACTGGGGAG GACCTTGACAACAGTTACTACAAAGACTATGTGAAGTCAATTCTAAAGAAGAAAAAGTCTTCCAACAG TAACACTTCAATAGCAGACAAACCTAAACTGACAGAAAGGATATCTGATGGAATAAAGTCTTACATCTACACAGCAGAGAAAG AGTTCCAGTTTCCACTTAAGTTGGCAATCTCAACTTTTGTGTCTTTTGTGGCAATATATCAG GTGGCATTGCTACTGGTCATTTTGGTAATCCCTACTCTTCACATTGTCCGTGCTGGTATTGATGAGAACATTGCCTTCCTTCTGCTTGGCTTTAATATCGTCCTATCAGACGACAGGCTGGAGGTGGTCCAAATTGTGATCTACTATACGTGGTGTCTGGAAG TGTGTTACCTCTGTGCCCTGACGCTGTCCTGTTTGGTCAGCCTTATCATGCTAATGAGATCCATGATCATTCATAG GTCAAACCTAAAAGGATTGTACAAGGgagacatttacaatgtctACAACTGCCAGAAGGCTATCCGGCCTTCCAAACCTGGTATTGTGTGCTGGATGGGCTTCACAGGATATCAAGCTGCAGTTATCTCTTTAG GAATGGTCATTCAGACTGTGGTGTTCTtcatctgtttcctgtttctggTGTTCCTGATCATCATACCCATTTTATATGGCCAGAACCTCATCCTCTTCCAAATTGCTGCAAAAGCATG GCCTATCtgggtgactttaatattggtGGTTGCTCTTCAGCATGTGACAGCTAAGTTTGCATTTGTCAAAAAGGATGCTGGCACAAGAGACTTAAATAACAG AGGAAGTCTCTTCCTGCTGACCTACCTGTTCTTCCTGGTCAACATCATGGTGGGACTTATAGCTGCCATATGGAGAATGGTGATCACTGCCCTCTTCAACGTCATCCACCTCTGCCGTATGGACATCAGTCTGATCAACCGAGCTGCAGAGTCCTATGATCCAG CTTATCGCTACTACGCCCATTACCTGAAGGTGGAGGTGAGCCAGTGCCACCCTGTCATGAAGGCCTTCTGTGCTTTATTACTGCAGTCAGCACAGCAAGGGGGAAGTGCAGGGCAGAAAATTTGTGATGCAGAGGAAG GGATCCAGATGGTCCAACAGGAGAAGAGACAGAACAAGGTGACCAACAGCAGGCAGAACCGGGCCCGCTGGCAGCTCCTCTACACTCTGGTCAACAACCCATCCCTTCTAGGGTCCAGGAAGCACTTCCAGCTCCAGAGCTCGGACAGCCTCGTCAACGGGGCCCTCAACCGCAACACCAAGGAGGGCAGCAAAAAGGACCCTGCAAAGTCTGTCGAGACAGCTGCCACTGCTGCTGCTAACTAA
- the LOC134028121 gene encoding receptor for retinol uptake stra6-like isoform X1 — protein MNQTKVESEPPAYNYYDYSDWYSNNLEPTKPPKEVILPCDPTADDKLFHICMASISLVMILILAVLTRRKRLCQGFSKGSSSVLSPCNFLNQTQNKGLAMAVFGLIFSKLSVLVLAADPLPFCKDTPASIKEYMKIISIFYYPLLYYPLLACGTLQSKPGYALGSLLSLSHIGVMIWQKFDCPKTPELYKYYTLLASLPQLACLAFLCIQYPLLFVKGDDTGEDLDNSYYKDYVKSILKKKKSSNSNTSIADKPKLTERISDGIKSYIYTAEKEFQFPLKLAISTFVSFVAIYQVALLLVILVIPTLHIVRAGIDENIAFLLLGFNIVLSDDRLEVVQIVIYYTWCLEVCYLCALTLSCLVSLIMLMRSMIIHRSNLKGLYKGDIYNVYNCQKAIRPSKPGIVCWMGFTGYQAAVISLGMVIQTVVFFICFLFLVFLIIIPILYGQNLILFQIAAKAWPIWVTLILVVALQHVTAKFAFVKKDAGTRDLNNRGSLFLLTYLFFLVNIMVGLIAAIWRMVITALFNVIHLCRMDISLINRAAESYDPAYRYYAHYLKVEVSQCHPVMKAFCALLLQSAQQGGSAGQKICDAEEGIQMVQQEKRQNKVTNSRQNRARWQLLYTLVNNPSLLGSRKHFQLQSSDSLVNGALNRNTKEGSKKDPAKSVETAATAAAN, from the exons ATGAACCAGACCAAAGTTGAATCGGAACCACCAGCGTATAACTATTATGATTATTCAGACTGGTACTCAAACAATCTAGAGCCCACCAAGCCACCAAAGGA GGTGATTCTACCCTGTGACCCCACAGCGGATGATAAGCTCTTCCACATATGCATGGCCTCAATATCA CTTGTTATGATCCTCATCTTGGCAGTGCTCACCAGGCGTAAGAGACTATGTCAGGGTTTCTCAAAAGGATCCTCCAGTGTCCTAAG TCCATGCAACTTTCTGAACCAGACCCAGAACAAAGGCCTGGCCATGGCTGTCTTCGGACTAATCTTCAGCAAACTGTCTGTGTTGGTACTGGCCGCAGATCCTCTTCCTTTCTGTAAAGACACCCCGGCGAGCATCAAAG AATACATGAAGATTATCTCAATTTTTTACTATCCCCTACTGTATTACCCACTCCTAGCCTGTGGCACACTACAAAGCAAACCAGGCTATGCACTAGGTAGCCTGCTGTCCTTGTCCCACATTGGAGTCATGATCTGGCAGAAGTTTGACTGTCCCAAAACTCCTGAG CTCTACAAGTATTATACCCTGCTTGCAAGTCTCCCTCAGCTAGCTTGCCTCGCTTTTCTCTGCATCCAGTATCCTCTGCTCTTTGTGAAAGGGGATGACACTGGGGAG GACCTTGACAACAGTTACTACAAAGACTATGTGAAGTCAATTCTAAAGAAGAAAAAGTCTTCCAACAG TAACACTTCAATAGCAGACAAACCTAAACTGACAGAAAGGATATCTGATGGAATAAAGTCTTACATCTACACAGCAGAGAAAG AGTTCCAGTTTCCACTTAAGTTGGCAATCTCAACTTTTGTGTCTTTTGTGGCAATATATCAG GTGGCATTGCTACTGGTCATTTTGGTAATCCCTACTCTTCACATTGTCCGTGCTGGTATTGATGAGAACATTGCCTTCCTTCTGCTTGGCTTTAATATCGTCCTATCAGACGACAGGCTGGAGGTGGTCCAAATTGTGATCTACTATACGTGGTGTCTGGAAG TGTGTTACCTCTGTGCCCTGACGCTGTCCTGTTTGGTCAGCCTTATCATGCTAATGAGATCCATGATCATTCATAG GTCAAACCTAAAAGGATTGTACAAGGgagacatttacaatgtctACAACTGCCAGAAGGCTATCCGGCCTTCCAAACCTGGTATTGTGTGCTGGATGGGCTTCACAGGATATCAAGCTGCAGTTATCTCTTTAG GAATGGTCATTCAGACTGTGGTGTTCTtcatctgtttcctgtttctggTGTTCCTGATCATCATACCCATTTTATATGGCCAGAACCTCATCCTCTTCCAAATTGCTGCAAAAGCATG GCCTATCtgggtgactttaatattggtGGTTGCTCTTCAGCATGTGACAGCTAAGTTTGCATTTGTCAAAAAGGATGCTGGCACAAGAGACTTAAATAACAG AGGAAGTCTCTTCCTGCTGACCTACCTGTTCTTCCTGGTCAACATCATGGTGGGACTTATAGCTGCCATATGGAGAATGGTGATCACTGCCCTCTTCAACGTCATCCACCTCTGCCGTATGGACATCAGTCTGATCAACCGAGCTGCAGAGTCCTATGATCCAG CTTATCGCTACTACGCCCATTACCTGAAGGTGGAGGTGAGCCAGTGCCACCCTGTCATGAAGGCCTTCTGTGCTTTATTACTGCAGTCAGCACAGCAAGGGGGAAGTGCAGGGCAGAAAATTTGTGATGCAGAGGAAG GGATCCAGATGGTCCAACAGGAGAAGAGACAGAACAAGGTGACCAACAGCAGGCAGAACCGGGCCCGCTGGCAGCTCCTCTACACTCTGGTCAACAACCCATCCCTTCTAGGGTCCAGGAAGCACTTCCAGCTCCAGAGCTCGGACAGCCTCGTCAACGGGGCCCTCAACCGCAACACCAAGGAGGGCAGCAAAAAGGACCCTGCAAAGTCTGTCGAGACAGCTGCCACTGCTGCTGCTAACTAA